The Prosthecobacter sp. SYSU 5D2 nucleotide sequence AAGGCAGGCCGCGGACGATGGTGCCCGGCTCAATGGTAAGCGTAGCACCATTGGTGACGAACATGACGCGACCGAGGATGTAAACGTTGTCACGGGTCCAGCGGGTATCCGTCTGGATCCGGTTATCGGTGGCGGTGCCAACCGTGATGAAGTCTGCCTGGGCCTGGCCGCCATAGAGCGCCAGGGCGGCGGCTGCCGCGCAGATGGATTTTTGAAGAGAAGTTTTCATTGTGTTATTCAAAGGTGAATTCACCGGAGGGAAGTTAAGGGTTGCTTACTCGATGACCGGAGGGAGGACGGAGAGACCGACATAGCCGGAGAGGGTTGTGTCATCCACCTGCGGGATGGTGAAGTAACCCAGGCCGTCCACCGTGGTGGGGCTGGTGCGGACGGCCACGCCCTGGAACTTGGCTTTGCGGTTGGTCGGCTGGACAATGTTACCAGAGAAAGCGCCTGTCTTGGACACCAGCTTCAGCTTGGTGTTCTCAGGATTCGCCGCGATGGTGAACTTGTTCTTGGCATCAAGGGTGAGTTCCACGCTTGGATCATTGGCTTCAGGATTGATGCCAGCTTCTTCGAAAACCAGTTCAGCAGTCGTGCCAGCGGCCACGTCCAGATAAACACCAGTGGTGTTGACATAACGTCCGCCCACAGGGGTCAGAGCGATAGGGCCAAAACCAGCCTGATACATTTTGGACTTGGGAGTTGTGGCAGCAGGGCGTGTCCAGAAGACATCATCACCTGTGATGGTGTCTTCAGCAGCCGTAGCACCACGGTTCAGATCAAGCACACCGCTGAGGGAGCCCTTGAAAGGAATGTAGAGGGCATTGTGGATGACCACCTGGCCATCAGGACCCACGAAGGTCGCGCCAGTGATTTTCTGGCCATCAGCGGTGTTGCCAACGATCTTCAGGGTGCCGGCAGGAGCCTTCACCGTGATGGTGCCGTAGCTGACGCCCTGAGGGACGTTGACATTGCCTTCAAGATCCACAGGGATCTGGAGACCAAAGGTGGTCAGACCTGCATAAGTGGCACCGACATTGGTGTTTTTCCAGCCCTGGACGTCTGCGCTGCCGCCTTCTTGAGAAAGCTCAGCACCTTCCAGGAGACCGGTCGTGGTGTTGAATTCTGTGTAGAAGTTCAGAGGCAGGTAGGAAGTCTTGCGGATGATGTCAATGTCCAGCACAGGGTTGCCACCGCCGCTTGGGATGACCAGGGAGCCTTTGAAAGGTACCACTTTGTCACCGCCCAGCAGGAGCTTGCCGCTGAGGGCACCCTTGGTGGTGATGGTGAAGTCAATGCGGCCACCGAGACCGGCGCCCACCACTTCGTCGGATTCAACCGAGGCCACATACGTGCCGGCCAGGCCGGACGGGAAATCACTGATGGTGATCGAAGCCGTGGTCACGACGCTGCCGCCCAGATCTTTGCTGGTGACAGCCGTGATGGTGGCAGAATAAGTGCCAGCCTTGGTCGGACGACCGCTGATGACACCGGTTTTGGTATCAATCTTCACACCTGCAGGCAGCTTGGTGGCCTTGAAGGAAAGCGGTGTTTTGGCAGGAGTCTGGTCCATGAGAGGATAGATCTCCACGCTGTAATCGCCGCCGACGACACCCGCTGGGAGTGTGATGCTGGAACCGCCCGTGAAGACAGGAGCTTCAGAGATCAGCACCACGTTCTGGACGCCGGACTCCAGGGAGCCGCCAGGAGCGGTGACGACGCAGACGTATTCACCAGCCAGAGTTGCATCCGTGACTTTCACAGAAAGCGCCTTTTTGGTGGCACCGGAGACGGAAACGCCATCCTTGAACCACTGGTAGGTGAGGCTTTTGCCAGAAGCGGCAACAGCGAGCTTGGCGGTGCCGCCAACGGCGACAGCAATAATGCGGTCCGTGGTGTCCACGACAGCAACTTCAGCCTTGGCACTGGTGACGGTGCCCGTGCCTGCGCCCGGTGTGTTGGAGATCTGGACGGAATAGGCACCGGCAGACTTCAGAGTCACATTCGGGATGGAGATGGAAGGCGTTGTTGCGCCGGCGACGTTGGCGCCTTTTTTCCACTGGTAACGAAGTGTGCCTGGGCCCACTGCACCGACGCTGAGGTCAAGAGAATCGCCGACTGCAACGATCTGAGGAGCAGGCTGCTGCACAATCGTCGGAGCACCGGAAGGAGGTGTCTCGGAGACCGTCAGATTCAGCACGTTGCTTTCAACGGTTGTCGCACCGCTTGTCACGGCGACGGAGTAGTCGGCCGTGTCATCAATGACGGCGGAATCAATCACCAGAGTGGAGTCTGTTTCGCCTTCGATGCTAGCACCGTTTTTGAACCACTCAAACTCCAGCCCCAGACCGCCGATGACATTGCTGGTGAAGGT carries:
- a CDS encoding immunoglobulin domain-containing protein, translating into MKKFVLSALLLLSSLGSTQAANLFASNLGTGITLRDSVTPLSSGTVRFGVFPAGFDVAANANDIAALDEAFITVYSFTGNLNAQSVNGFFETAHEYDTSATYGGLPYDSSAGSTAEVAGDIAGSEVYVWVYNGVSPVASSEQAIFVTDQTWVDADDFVADTFVSIDAGALGRTAIAGQLSTGADIGAGAASNRAGGVLLSVTIARNPGDVSVLPGTAVTFTSNVIGGLGLEFEWFKNGASIEGETDSTLVIDSAVIDDTADYSVAVTSGATTVESNVLNLTVSETPPSGAPTIVQQPAPQIVAVGDSLDLSVGAVGPGTLRYQWKKGANVAGATTPSISIPNVTLKSAGAYSVQISNTPGAGTGTVTSAKAEVAVVDTTDRIIAVAVGGTAKLAVAASGKSLTYQWFKDGVSVSGATKKALSVKVTDATLAGEYVCVVTAPGGSLESGVQNVVLISEAPVFTGGSSITLPAGVVGGDYSVEIYPLMDQTPAKTPLSFKATKLPAGVKIDTKTGVISGRPTKAGTYSATITAVTSKDLGGSVVTTASITISDFPSGLAGTYVASVESDEVVGAGLGGRIDFTITTKGALSGKLLLGGDKVVPFKGSLVIPSGGGNPVLDIDIIRKTSYLPLNFYTEFNTTTGLLEGAELSQEGGSADVQGWKNTNVGATYAGLTTFGLQIPVDLEGNVNVPQGVSYGTITVKAPAGTLKIVGNTADGQKITGATFVGPDGQVVIHNALYIPFKGSLSGVLDLNRGATAAEDTITGDDVFWTRPAATTPKSKMYQAGFGPIALTPVGGRYVNTTGVYLDVAAGTTAELVFEEAGINPEANDPSVELTLDAKNKFTIAANPENTKLKLVSKTGAFSGNIVQPTNRKAKFQGVAVRTSPTTVDGLGYFTIPQVDDTTLSGYVGLSVLPPVIE